The Equus caballus isolate H_3958 breed thoroughbred chromosome 28, TB-T2T, whole genome shotgun sequence region TACTTATGCTAGGATTATATAACATAGTAGAAAACCCCAATATTTGTTACTTTCCTTAGAAAATATCtagtaggttaaaaaaaaaacagtttgacCTTTGGTGCCTCTGATGGTAACTCCACAGTGTGAAGGAGAATGGGGTTGGGGCAGAGCACCAGCCCCGACTCTGCCAGCCTTTGCCCTTGGGCAGGTGACGGGCGTCTGTGAGCAGCCTTTTCTTTGCCTACGGACTGTGGTTTCTTAACAGTGGCGGAGGGTCCCACACACCTTTGGGAGTTTGACGGAAGCTCGGAACTTTCTCCCCCGGGCGGGGGAGGAGGCGGGGAATGTCCAAAGGCACAAAGTTGTTGACATTTTCAGGGATGTTCTCAGGATCCCATTTAGTTCTAAAATCTAGTGATGCTTATAGACTGACTAAGCCTTGTTTCCTTACCCTGGAAAAGTATTTTTGGTGACCTGATTctaattgaggaaaaaaagattacACGTGTAAAGAGGTGGTTTTCAATCAGTGCTGGTTAGGATACAGCAAGGCAGGCACTTCCCTCTTCTGCTGACCACTTTTCTGGAAAGCAGTTTGATGGTACGTGCTGAGATGTTTTACAATGTTCATATTCTTTAACTCAGCCATTCTGCTTCTCAGAAATCTCTCCTAAATAAGTAAtttcaaaataagtaaaaagctTTGGGCACAAAGACGCTTGTCAGAGTATTGTGGTAACATCCTGCAGTAGGCATGCAGATAAAGAAATGATGGTATGTCAATAGGAGAGACTTTCGCGGATATAACTATTACACTTGTATTTATGAATAGTTTTTAATAACATAAGGGAAATGCTTTTCTTATAAGTCATGAAGAAAGTAGGATATGAACCATGGTCTCAAATGATGtgagaattttaaagtaaaaagtccaggggctggccacgtggccgagcggttaagttcgtgcgctctgcttcggtggcccagggttgcgctggtttagatcctgggcacggacatggcaccgcttgtcaggccacagtgaggtggtgtgccacatgccacaactagaatatacaactaagtattggggggatttggggagaaaaagcaggggaaaaaaaaaagattggcaacagttgttagctcaggtgctaatctttaatgaaaaaaaatgtccagggGAAAATACACAAATGCTAACAAGTTATTGCTAGTAGGTAGTAGGATTATGGGCTTTTgaagctttatttttctgtttatttccttgtttACAGTAAATATCCTagaattagagagaaaatgtGATTCTGGAAAAATTGTAGAATGTAGAGATAGTTTGGCAGTAAAGACCTAGCTAGTTTAAGATTCCTGTTTTGTGTAAGCCAGGAATTGTCCTTTTAGTCTGCTTATTTCTTTGGCCTGGATTTAGTACAGCTGAGGGGAGGCCTGGCCCCTTGGAACACTTGCTGAGAAGTGTCATGTCCCTCTCAAGTGTGATACTCAGCCCTCGAGAGCACTGCCGCTCCCCTGAGAAACCCTGTCTGGCCCTGAGAAACTGTGTTAGGCTGTTTGCCATTTGCGTCCTTCTGTGATAAGTCATGGTGCTCGTGTCAGCTGGAAGCCCCTCTGGATAGAGGGATGGGGCCCAGCATGAAGCCCCCAGCGCTGAGCCCTCCCACCATCCGTACTCGATGTGTGTGCGTTCCTTCCCATTCTGGCCACTGTAGAGCTCCGGAGAATCCGAATCGGAGCCTTTGCCTGGCTCACACAGTATTAGGAACGGTGGCTTGGGAAACATTCTGGATGTAcattttttgtatatgatgtttTTCAGGTATTCTAATTTAAAGAAAGATTCAGGACCTTTAATTTTGATTCCAGTCTTAACTCTCTTCCAGGGAACTAATATAACAGCTTTTATCTGGGAAGTAGAAGTCTCATCtgactaatttttctctttaggaTTCACAGATGGATTCAGTGGAAAAGACAACAACTAGAAGTGAACAGAAATCGAGGTAAATAAAGTCAGCCACCTTCCAGCGGGTTCCTAGTGTCCATCGCCAGTCTACTCGTGTGTTGTCTCGTACCTGCTAAGGCAAAGTGAAGTGAGAACATTGGGTCAGGAGGGATCTCCAGTTGTGTAGCCACCCTTTGCTTCAACATAAGAAATGTTCCAGAAGGCAGTTCTCTTTCTGCCTAGGGAGGTGGCTGTGGCCTGGTCTCCACAGCAAGCGGCTGGTGATCGGAGGCCACGGCTGAGCCTGGGGGTGCTGTGCTGCACAGGAGGGCTGCTCGCACCGTCAGCGGCGCATGGGCGGGCCTGCTCTAGCGGTGCACGATGGGGCGGTGCTTACCCTGGAAGGGGTTGGGGTTGGTAAGTGGCAGAAAACCAGCATTTTGTGAGGAATTTTCTTATCTGTCACTGCAAGCAGGGATCTTTTTGTCATCATAGTTCATATTTACAGGCTCTCTGCAGCTTCAGAGGAATCAAAATTGCTGAGCCTCCtgtttacaaatatatattacgCAAATGTGTGCTGAACACCACGGGGGACTCGAGATGAGTGAGACACAACTGTCCCCAAGTCTTTTATGGAGTGAGGACAGAGCATGTGAAATGTAGTACACAGGCTTTATCTCCCAGTTAGTATAAAGCGAGGGGAGTGTGTGTGTCCAGTGCCGGCCTTATCTGACTTAACGCTTCACAGATACTCCCACACTGCATTGCTTTTCTTCATGGTTGCGATACTTCCATGTTGACTTTCATTCTCTCGCCATTGTTTTTAAGTAGAAAGTTTTTGAAAAGCCTCATCCGGAAACAGCCCCAGGAACTGCTCTTGGTCATTGGGACCGGTGTCAGTGCTGCAGTGGCCCCGGGGATCCCTGCCCTCTGCTCGTGGAGAAGCTGCATCGAGGCTATCATCGAGGCCGCAGAGCAGCTGGAGGTGCTTCACCCAGGGGACGTCGCCGAGTTCCGCAGGAAAGTAATGAAGGACCGGGACCTGCTGGTTGTTGCCCATGATCTGATCCGGAAGATGTCACCTGTAAGTCTTTTTCAGACAAGTTCCGCAGGTCTCTCTGGGGGTAACTTACTTCTGGGCTGGACTGGTGAATCTGTGGAtctaatatttaaatttctacAAGACTACGTTGCACTCATTTCTCAGCAGAGTTGGGCTGATGAGCCAGAAATCTTTCAGTCCATCAGAATATCATCTCTTTAAACAGAGGTGATGCCAGGTACCGTGTGGGGCTCCTCAACTAGCCCCTGTTAAATGGAGCCTGAATATGTGAGATTTTCTCAGGCGTGTCATCCTGCTGCACTGGGGATGAACCTTGTGATTTCATATTCACTTAGTGAAGGGGTCTCCTTTAGATGTGGTTTTGCTCTAAGCAGGCCAGCCGCATCTCGTTGGTTGACATGTGATTCCTAAAAACATTTTAAGGTGGGAGAAGTTAGAGCTTCTTTGTCTGCAGGTGGGAACGACGTAGTGGAGAGGAAAAGCGCAGTGATACAGGAGACGGTTGCTGAGCGATGCCCTCTCGTTGGTGGGGCTGGTGCAGGAGTGGGGTCGGCCTCAGACAGGTGCATGGCCAAGTCGTCATCGCACAGCTCAGCCACAGTGTGGCGCAAACACTGGGAAGCTAGATGATGTGGTAGAGGCTCATGGCAGATTTCTTCTCATTCCTTCGGTATTTACTGAAGAAGCACTGCCATCATATGAGGTCAGGGCAGGGAGGAGATGTTGGAGGGTTAACAAGGGAGCCTGGAAAAGTCTGCAGTGGTCATCAGGGAGACTAAGAGAGTTTAGGCTGCTGTAAAAAGAGACCTCAAACTGCATGGCTGAAATGTGATTACATTTCTATTTCTCACAGAAAAATCTGGGTAGGCAGCCCCAGGAGAGCACGGTGGCTTGACTGTGTTGGGGACCTAGGCTTCTGTTTTGTTCCTCTGCTGTCTTCCCCATGCAGCTTCCACTTGATGTTCACCATTAGCTGCCCCAACTCCTGCCGTCAGTGGTGTGCGTGTCTCGGCTCGTGGGAGGGGAGGCTAGTGCAGGGTGCGTGCCTTCTCCCTGCAGGGGCCTGCCATGGAGGTTGCGTGTGTCACTTCTGTCTTCACTCGTTGGCTTGAGTTTACACATGCTCTGCCTGGCTTTACCAGAGTCTGGGGAGTGCTTTTAGCTGGGTGACTGTACCGCATGTGAGCGTTCTATTAATAAGGGGCAACTAGCATCGTAGGACAGGGGCTGGGTGCTGcctttttttaagtaaagttCTACTGGCACACTAGTGGCTGCTCCTGTTCGTTTACATGTTGTCTAGGCTGCGTCCGTGCTTCAGCAGCGGAGTTGAGTATTGGCGCCGGAGACCATGGGGCCCGTGAAGCCTAAAATAACTGCTCTCTAGCCCTTCCTAGACAAGTTGCTGAGCCCTTCCTGGACAGAAGCGGGGAAGAGCCCATGGGCCACGGAAGTGTTGTAGGCCTGCCAGCAGCACTGAGGGGCCCGTTCACATGAGGTCTGGCATTTGAAGAGAGCTCAGCTGGGCTGACACTTGTTTAGCCAAGGAGATGAGTTCTTGGAGCTTTATTCTACTCGTCTctttacttttgtgtatttttgaaaACTTCCGTAGAAAAAGAGTTAAAGTGAggccagtcagaatggctgtttcCCCATCTCTGTTCAGCAGGGTGAGAACAGGTGTGGAGTAAGTAGAGAGTTGGCTTTATCAACCTGGGGTTTTGCCAGGGAGTTCCAGCAAagctggggaagggcaggggagtGGAAGGTGTATGTAAGGGAGTAGTTGTGGTAAATTATGGCATCTAAGCTGCTTCATGGGGAGGTTAGGCCGGCAGGGGAGTGGGAGACGGTGGGTCAGTGGCAGCCAGGTGAGTGGTCTGCAGGTCTTGATGGGGTTGAAGTTGTCCTGGCAGCCCAAGGTGCTAGAGAGTTGGCCCGATGGGAGGGAGAGGTTGGACGGGGAGACTGGACCAGAGCTTCTGGAAAGGGTCCCTCTTGGTAATGATAAGGTTTGGGATGTGACTATAGGTGTGGATGGCCGAGATGGGACAATCACTGAGGGAGAGTGATAGAGGAATTTAGAGGCCGTGACACAGAAGGGATCATCTGAGTAACCCACTGTGAACGATGACAGAAGTACAGCTGGAGAGAACTTGACAATGAGCCAGGCGCCCCCTGACATCTTCACTGGGCCAAGGAGTGAGGGCTTCAGAGAATGGAGGGCCCGTTTTCAGTGGAGGAGGGAGTAGAATCTTCACAAAAGAGGATGAAGATGGGGAGGTGTGCTGATGAAAGACCCGCTGGGAACATCGGAAGGGTTTTGGGgattggggagggagaggagagtgtCAGAAAAGGGAGTGTCCAGAGCCGCAGGATGAGTGACAATCTGGGAGTCTGTGACAGCTGACATAAAGAGGGACAGAGGGCCTGGGGGTGAACGGACACTCCGAGGCAGATGGTGGCGGTGAGGGAGAGGATGGGCAGAGGTATTACAGGCGAATGCGCAGTCCAGGCTCCATTGCCCATCCCGCCACCCCTCGTGCAGAGGCTGCGCAAGGGGTGCTGTTCCTGCGAGTGCATGAAACCTCTTGACCTCTGCGTCCTCCTGGCTGCCACCCGTTTCTTTGCCCCCCTTCACAGTGGAACTCTGCAAAAGAGTTGTTTGTACTTGCTGTCACCAGTTGCTTATCTCTCCTCTCGAATCCACCCCAGCCAGGGTCCACTGAAGCAGCCTTGTCAAGGCCACCAGTGAATGACCTTGGTTGCTACATCCAGGGCCAAATCTCCCTCCTCATCCTGTTGACTCTCAGCAGTGGGACATGCTGTCTTTCCCCTAGTTAAGATGCTGTTAAGACACACCATTTCCTAGAGCACCATGAAGAGAAACCCAGTACCTCTGTCATTCTCTCAGAGGGAAAGCCGAAGTCTGTTCCGTGGTCTTCAAGGCCCCACACGGTCTGGTTCTGGgtcacctctctgacctccctTGCCGACATATCCCCTCACTGCTCTCCTGCTACAAGGGCCCACTTGGACCCACTGAGGCTCTCGcgcttgctcttccctctgctgagaACACTCTGCAGAGGCCTCGCTTCCTCCCCTGCTGCCCTTCGCCGCCAGCAGCTCCTGtccctctttctctgctttactTTCCCACTGCATTTATCACTCTTGACACATTTGCACATTATCTGTCTCCCTCCTGGAGAGTTTTAGTGAACTCTGCGAGgtcaggttttctttcttttctttaaactgCTCTCACCAGCACCCAGAATGCTGCCTGCTTCAGGGCTCAGCTGTCGTGGAGAGGCGACGTTCCGTAACTCCCTTTCCCTTCCCTAGCGCACAGGCGACACCAAGCCCAACTTCTTCCAGGACTGCCTGATGGAGATCTTCGACAGCCTGGAGCAGCACATCCAGAACCCGCTGGTGCTGCAGTCCATCCTCAGCCTGATGGAGCGGGGCACGATGGTCCTGACCACCAACTACGACAACCTGCTGGAGATCTTTGGGCAGCAGCAGAACAAGCCCATGGAGTCTCTGGATTTGAAGGACAAGACCAAGGTGTGGGCTCGGCCGGAGGGCCCGGAGGGCCGGGTGGCGGGCGGGAGGGGGAGGCCCCTCCTGTGAGCGGCTGCGCAGCCGCGGGTGTGGCATGAGCTTTCGTCTTCACAGCAGAAAATTAGTACCGATGACAGGTGCTGACTGTCAGCTCTCAGGGGCTGCTCTCCCCATGGAACAGCATAGACGCCGTGCCAGCTTCTTCCTCAGGGCGCGGGGATGGAGGGTGCCGCCCTTCCCATCTCAGCACTCCTGACTGTCGCTCTGgttgtctgtctgtgtctgtccTGCAGGTCTGCAAGGGCTTCCCGTGCGCATTGCTTTATTGTAGGAAATGTGGGTGGTAAAGACAGTAGTTAAGCAAAGTAAAATCACCCACAGTCCTATTGCTGTGAATTTTggttgttacctttttttttttaacaaattgtgattgaaatatatgtaaagtttttatcctgtttttttccctttaatataCTGTGAGCATTCTCCTGTCATTAAGCTGTTTTTAAAGCATGATTTTAAGTGGCAGTCGAATTTTAAGACTAAGTTATAATTGCTACCCTCCCTCTATCATTATTCACATATTTTCacagttataaatatttacagtgaAAATCCTTACACTTTGTGTCCCTCTGTTtgtttctttaggataaattcctagaagagtCTCAGGGTCAAAGAGTATGACTATTTTAAAGACAGATGATATAAATTACCAGATTGTTTTCCAGAAAGATGAGCAGTTTACATGCCCAGTAGCTGTGTAAGGGCACGTCCGTGTCCCGTGTCTTGCCAGTACCTGGTGTATGGAACAGAGCAAATACATGTCACTCATTGGATGGTTGGACActgtacatttttctttcttttgttactaAGGTTGAACATAGTTTCATTTTACTGACTCTATTTCTTTTGTGACATGTTTGTGTCTGTGGTGTATTTGCTTAAAGAGTCTGTGTTATTGCTACCACGGAAGACTGCACTTAGGCTGTCTGCTTTGCTCTGCAGAGAGGTCTCAGCCCCGCCCTGTGACAAGGACGCTGGAGCAGGTAGAGACCGTGTCTCATTTGAGATGGCACGGGCTTCCCCCCGCAGCCCTTCTCACGGAGCGTGGTGGGGCGCAGGCCAACTGCACCTCCAGGCGCGCGGGGACTGGGCTGACGCCGTCCTCACGGGAGAGGCGCACTCTCTCGAGCCGTCAGTGACACTGATAGAACACCTGCTCTGCGTGGCCGAGCGCTGTGGTCCCGTCTGTGAGGCTTGCTCACTACCGCACACAGTGTCTCCAGAAATAAACTGCAGGTGGCGTTTAACAGCAGTGCCCGCTGGCTCCTCTGCCTGTTTGTGTTGGCAGAGCTGCGGGTGTTTGTCTGTCTGGGTGGGCAGTCCTGCTGCCGATGTGAAAGCCCCCAGCACGAAAATAAAAGGGAATCGCCATGACGAGCGTCTCTTTAAGGACCTTTGTTCTGTATCTTGAAATGAAATCAATGTAAAGCtatttgataaattattttttccatatatatttttctgggtataaaaacaatatataccTAGcagtaattaaaatataatgtataacTTAGAAGGAAGTCCTCATAATCCCCTTAAAGTAATCAGTCTTAACAGTTTGCTGTAATCTCAGATGTTAAAGTGTTTTCCACATAACTGTCTCTGTCTTTAAAGTTCTTTTTGATATGATGTGACAGGAATAACTAGCGCCAACAGCTGTTTTTCCTAGATTTTGAAGCTATAATTGTAAATTGAAACATTTCCCTTACTCTTTCCAAGGTAGGTTTGAAAAACCATGAATGTTTTcctcattgttgttgttgttttttcttttgggaggaatgttagccctgagctaacatccactgccaatcctcctctttttgctgaggaagattggctctgaggtAACAgttgtgcccattttcctctactttttttttttttggcagttgccaaacttttcttttttttttaattgctttttctccccaaatccccccagtacatagttgtatattttagttgtgggtccctctagttgtggccatcttcctctactttatacatgggacacctgccacagcatggctcgataagtgatgcttaggtctgcacccaggatttgaaccagtgaaccctgggccgcctaagtgggGTGTGTGGACTTTACCACTACGCAATCGGGCTGGGcccccttatttttttttctttcttcatctccccaaagccccccagtacatagttgtatattctagttgtgggtccttctagctgtggcatgtgggacgccacctcagcatggcctgatgagcggtgccgtgtccgtgcataggatccgaactggcaaaccctgggcctctgaagcagagcgcgcaaacttagccacttggctaCAGGACCggccccctcctcctttctgttttaaataataCGATTGTTGTTCTTTGTCTTGGCTTGATCTTTGGTAGGTCCTTCAGTGGGCAAGAGGACACATCAGATACGGAGTCCTCCACATTCACGGCTTATACACAGACCCCTGCGGGATGGTACTGGATCCATCAGGATATAAAGATGTCACTCAGGACCCAGAAGTCATGGTACGGCCCGCCTGAATTAGGTGCTGGTGGCATTCATTGGGACTCTGGTGGCCACTGGCCTTTGGCAGCCATCTAGGTAGTTTCCTGTCTCCAGGCGTCCCGCCCCTCTGAGCCGTACCGCTGCTGGGGCGGGCATGCGCTGCTGTTCTCGGCTGGACCCCAGGCCGGGCCCAGGCTCCGGCATCTTGAGCAGATGCGCAGTGACCATTCTGTGACTCTGTTGCTTGGGGTACAGTTGACTTTCTTCAGTGTGCCCTACAGGGCCTTGCACGCTATATTCCTCTTTTCCTCTGGCCACTCCTCTCTACTCAGTATTTCTTTCTGTTCATTCAGctgtctcctctcctttctctactTAGCAGTCTCTAGCTTTCAAACctacttttaatatttcattctcTGTGAGGCTTTTTTGATATCCTAGACAAAGTAAAGTGTGGAAAACTGGTTCCCAGCTGTTCGtaaactcttttttaaagattttatttttcctttttctcccaaagcccctgggtacatagttgtgtatttttagttgtgggtccttctagttgtgtacACTCTTATTGTAGCACCCAGAGACGACAGTGTCTTCTCAGCTTCCCTGGCGAGCTCAGGGTCAGCACTGTCCTCAGTGCTCGTCCCCAGTCCTGCAGACCAGGGTGCGGTGTGGCCCAGTGGATGGCCTGGCCGACGCTCTTCGGCTCCGGCAGTGATGCTCTCGGCGGGTCACAGGAATGCCTGTGCTGACGCTGAGCCTCTCTCTCACATGTCGGGGTGTTGAATTGGGGATGCCCTGCTGCATGCCTGAGTGACCCCACATCATCTTTGCTTCCCCCTGTGCCCCCTCCCTTACGTCCCTGTCACTGGGCCCCTCCTCAGCTCTCCTGCCCTCACTCCCAAAAACCCTGTTCTCCTGACACCACGCCCCTCCCACAAAGTTCCCATCTGTGATCCACTGAGACAGATGTTACTTCCAAA contains the following coding sequences:
- the FAM118A gene encoding protein FAM118A isoform X10, which translates into the protein MISFGPLNHARRQDSQMDSVEKTTTRSEQKSSRKFLKSLIRKQPQELLLVIGTGVSAAVAPGIPALCSWRSCIEAIIEAAEQLEVLHPGDVAEFRRKVMKDRDLLVVAHDLIRKMSPRTGDTKPNFFQDCLMEIFDSLEQHIQNPLVLQSILSLMERGTMVLTTNYDNLLEIFGQQQNKPMESLDLKDKTKVLQWARGHIRYGVLHIHGLYTDPCGMVLDPSGYKDVTQDPEVMEVLQNLYRTKSFLFVGCGETLRDQIFQALFLYSVPNKVDLEHYMVVLKENEDHFFKHQADMLLHGIKVVSYGDCFDHFPGYVQELATQICKQRSPDADGVDSTTLLGNACQDCAKRKLEENGIEASKKLRPSDTDDAGGS
- the FAM118A gene encoding protein FAM118A isoform X5, which produces MISFGPLNHARRQDSQMDSVEKTTTRSEQKSSRKFLKSLIRKQPQELLLVIGTGVSAAVAPGIPALCSWRSCIEAIIEAAEQLEVLHPGDVAEFRRKVMKDRDLLVVAHDLIRKMSPDCLMEIFDSLEQHIQNPLVLQSILSLMERGTMVLTTNYDNLLEIFGQQQNKPMESLDLKDKTKVLQWARGHIRYGVLHIHGLYTDPCGMVLDPSGYKDVTQDPEVMEVLQNLYRTKSFLFVGCGETLRDQIFQALFLYSVPNKVDLEHYMVVLKENEDHFFKHQADMLLHGIKVVSYGDCFDHFPGYVQELATQICKQRSPDADGVDSTTLLGNACQDCAKRKLEENGIEASKKLRPSDTGKALVLSVGSLVPFALFVGVSVNGLCLVSLGPGWKE
- the FAM118A gene encoding protein FAM118A isoform X17, with amino-acid sequence MDSVEKTTTRSEQKSRKFLKSLIRKQPQELLLVIGTGVSAAVAPGIPALCSWRSCIEAIIEAAEQLEVLHPGDVAEFRRKVMKDRDLLVVAHDLIRKMSPRTGDTKPNFFQDCLMEIFDSLEQHIQNPLVLQSILSLMERGTMVLTTNYDNLLEIFGQQQNKPMESLDLKDKTKVLQWARGHIRYGVLHIHGLYTDPCGMVLDPSGYKDVTQDPEVMEVLQNLYRTKSFLFVGCGETLRDQIFQALFLYSVPNKVDLEHYMVVLKENEDHFFKHQADMLLHGIKVVSYGDCFDHFPGYVQELATQICKQRSPDADGVDSTTLLGNACQDCAKRKLEENGIEASKKLRPSDTDDAGGS
- the FAM118A gene encoding protein FAM118A isoform X20 — its product is MDSVEKTTTRSEQKSRKFLKSLIRKQPQELLLVIGTGVSAAVAPGIPALCSWRSCIEAIIEAAEQLEVLHPGDVAEFRRKVMKDRDLLVVAHDLIRKMSPDCLMEIFDSLEQHIQNPLVLQSILSLMERGTMVLTTNYDNLLEIFGQQQNKPMESLDLKDKTKVLQWARGHIRYGVLHIHGLYTDPCGMVLDPSGYKDVTQDPEVMEVLQNLYRTKSFLFVGCGETLRDQIFQALFLYSVPNKVDLEHYMVVLKENEDHFFKHQADMLLHGIKVVSYGDCFDHFPGYVQELATQICKQRSPDADGVDSTTLLGNACQDCAKRKLEENGIEASKKLRPSDTDDAGGS
- the FAM118A gene encoding protein FAM118A isoform X7 — protein: MDSVEKTTTRSEQKSSRKFLKSLIRKQPQELLLVIGTGVSAAVAPGIPALCSWRSCIEAIIEAAEQLEVLHPGDVAEFRRKVMKDRDLLVVAHDLIRKMSPRTGDTKPNFFQDCLMEIFDSLEQHIQNPLVLQSILSLMERGTMVLTTNYDNLLEIFGQQQNKPMESLDLKDKTKVLQWARGHIRYGVLHIHGLYTDPCGMVLDPSGYKDVTQDPEVMEVLQNLYRTKSFLFVGCGETLRDQIFQALFLYSVPNKVDLEHYMVVLKENEDHFFKHQADMLLHGIKVVSYGDCFDHFPGYVQELATQICKQRSPDADGVDSTTLLGNACQDCAKRKLEENGIEASKKLRPSDTGKALVLSVGSLVPFALFVGVSVNGLCLVSLGPGWKE
- the FAM118A gene encoding protein FAM118A isoform X19 — protein: MDSVEKTTTRSEQKSSRKFLKSLIRKQPQELLLVIGTGVSAAVAPGIPALCSWRSCIEAIIEAAEQLEVLHPGDVAEFRRKVMKDRDLLVVAHDLIRKMSPDCLMEIFDSLEQHIQNPLVLQSILSLMERGTMVLTTNYDNLLEIFGQQQNKPMESLDLKDKTKVLQWARGHIRYGVLHIHGLYTDPCGMVLDPSGYKDVTQDPEVMEVLQNLYRTKSFLFVGCGETLRDQIFQALFLYSVPNKVDLEHYMVVLKENEDHFFKHQADMLLHGIKVVSYGDCFDHFPGYVQELATQICKQRSPDADGVDSTTLLGNACQDCAKRKLEENGIEASKKLRPSDTDDAGGS
- the FAM118A gene encoding protein FAM118A isoform X16; this encodes MDSVEKTTTRSEQKSSRKFLKSLIRKQPQELLLVIGTGVSAAVAPGIPALCSWRSCIEAIIEAAEQLEVLHPGDVAEFRRKVMKDRDLLVVAHDLIRKMSPRTGDTKPNFFQDCLMEIFDSLEQHIQNPLVLQSILSLMERGTMVLTTNYDNLLEIFGQQQNKPMESLDLKDKTKVLQWARGHIRYGVLHIHGLYTDPCGMVLDPSGYKDVTQDPEVMEVLQNLYRTKSFLFVGCGETLRDQIFQALFLYSVPNKVDLEHYMVVLKENEDHFFKHQADMLLHGIKVVSYGDCFDHFPGYVQELATQICKQRSPDADGVDSTTLLGNACQDCAKRKLEENGIEASKKLRPSDTDDAGGS
- the FAM118A gene encoding protein FAM118A isoform X8, which encodes MDSVEKTTTRSEQKSRKFLKSLIRKQPQELLLVIGTGVSAAVAPGIPALCSWRSCIEAIIEAAEQLEVLHPGDVAEFRRKVMKDRDLLVVAHDLIRKMSPRTGDTKPNFFQDCLMEIFDSLEQHIQNPLVLQSILSLMERGTMVLTTNYDNLLEIFGQQQNKPMESLDLKDKTKVLQWARGHIRYGVLHIHGLYTDPCGMVLDPSGYKDVTQDPEVMEVLQNLYRTKSFLFVGCGETLRDQIFQALFLYSVPNKVDLEHYMVVLKENEDHFFKHQADMLLHGIKVVSYGDCFDHFPGYVQELATQICKQRSPDADGVDSTTLLGNACQDCAKRKLEENGIEASKKLRPSDTGKALVLSVGSLVPFALFVGVSVNGLCLVSLGPGWKE
- the FAM118A gene encoding protein FAM118A isoform X9, yielding MDSVEKTTTRSEQKSRKFLKSLIRKQPQELLLVIGTGVSAAVAPGIPALCSWRSCIEAIIEAAEQLEVLHPGDVAEFRRKVMKDRDLLVVAHDLIRKMSPDCLMEIFDSLEQHIQNPLVLQSILSLMERGTMVLTTNYDNLLEIFGQQQNKPMESLDLKDKTKVLQWARGHIRYGVLHIHGLYTDPCGMVLDPSGYKDVTQDPEVMEVLQNLYRTKSFLFVGCGETLRDQIFQALFLYSVPNKVDLEHYMVVLKENEDHFFKHQADMLLHGIKVVSYGDCFDHFPGYVQELATQICKQRSPDADGVDSTTLLGNACQDCAKRKLEENGIEASKKLRPSDTGKALVLSVGSLVPFALFVGVSVNGLCLVSLGPGWKE